In Deltaproteobacteria bacterium CG11_big_fil_rev_8_21_14_0_20_49_13, the genomic stretch CGGCGCGGAATGTATCGATACGAAGGTCCCCCTCACTTACCACTATCTCAATATCGTCTTCTATATCGGGAAGGACGAAGACGCTACAAAAACTTGTGTGGCGCCTCTTGTTAGCATCAAAGGGTGAGATGCGCACGAGCCTGTGAACCCCGTTCTCGGCCCTTAGGAAACCGTAGGCATATTCGCCGGCAACGGTCAGGACAACGCTCCTAAAACCCGCGCCGTCCCCTTCAGTGAAGTCGACCACCTCGTTCTTATATCCGTGCGCGTCGGCCCACCTGCGGTACATGCGAAGGAGCATCTCCGCCCAATCGCAGGCCTCGGTTCCGCCAGCGCCGGCATTTATCTGAAGGATGGCCGAGGCGGTATCGTTCCGGCCCGAAAGCATCCTCTTGAACTCCATGTCGGCGGCACCTGTCTCTATGCGGGTAATTTTTCCCTTAGCCTCGGAAATAAGCTCGGGGTCTTCGTCATCACCCATGAGCTCAAAAATGGCGCCAACATCGTCCAGATCGCGAGAAAGGGCTTTCCATTCGTTAACGAGCGATCTTAGGAGATCGAGCTCTTTCAGAACGGTCTTTGCCTTTATCTGATCGTTCCAGAAACCTTCGGCGTGGGATTCGTGTTCTAGCGATGTTGCCTTGTTCTCTTTTTTAGAGAGGTCAAAGATGCCCCCGTAGTTCGGTCACCTTTTCTTTTGCAGAATCGTATCTTTCGCGCAACTCTTTCATATGTAATCGCCGAAGGCGATCTGTCCAGATAGGGACAGGCTTCATTACCGCCATAGCCGATCCCTCGCTATTTTGCAGAGCGCCGCCTGTTTGGGAAGCCTGCCCCTGTTTCCAATCCCGCCAGCCGCCAGTAAAAACACCGCTATAAGCCCGCATCCATAAGCGAACCAGTCACCGTACCTTGTATACAAACTGCTGCCGGTGCCAAGCTTTATATTTGAAACAATCATCCCCTCTTCAAAGAGCCCGCTCTTGGAGATGATCCTCCCGACCGGGTCCACCACGGCGCTTATACCTGTGTTCGCCGCCTTTACAAGAAAACGCCTGTTCTCGACCGCACGGAAGACCGATATCGCCAGATGCTGCAAGGAGGCCGATGACCTTCCATACCAGGCATCGTTGGTTATTGTCACGATGAAATTCGCCCCTTTTTTTATGAACGCCCTCGCTATTTCCGGAAAGAGGTCCTCGTAGCAGATGAGAGGCGCTATTTGAAATCCGTCGGTGAAAAGCGGTTCGCTGTTCTCACCTGCCGCAAAATTTCCGACAGGTGCGGTCAGCTTTTTGGCGAAAAAGAGCAGTTTTTTGTATGGAACATATTCACCGAACGGCACAAGGTGCGCCTTGTCGTATCTTCCCAGTATATGCGCATTACCGTCGAGAAGGAACGCGCTGTTGTAGAGCGCCCTTTTGGAGCGGTCAAAACTTATCCCCCCCATAAGGAGGTACGTATTGGGATCCTTTTCGAATCCCGTTAGGCCCATGAGCGCAGGATCGAGCGAATCCACCTTAACGTTCAATGGAACGGGATAACTTGCCTCCGGCCAGACAATAAGGTCGACGTTGCTGTCCCTAAGGGCAGATGTTAACTTTTTAAGCACAGCTATCTGCTCGGCTTCGTGTCCTTCCTGCCATTTTTCATCCTGCGGAATATTCCCCTGCAAAAGCGCGGTCCTTATAGAAGGCCAAGCGCCCTTCTCTCTGTCCATGTAGTTTATTCTGAAAAATCCGTAGACGAGCATGAGTGCAACCAATGCAACTGCATACCACGTTTTGTCATTGCGAGCTCGCAGAGCGAAGCAGTCCCACGCACCGGATCGAGTCGTCGCCTGCGCTCCTCGCAATGACACAAGAACCGCAACGGTCAGATTCGCCGCTATCATTATATATGTCAGCCCGTATATCCCTACGATGTCGACTATCTGGATAACGGGAAGATATGCGTACTGCGTGTTCGTGATATTCCCCCACGGAAATCCGTTGCAGGGGATGTAGTTCATTAAGAGATCGCAAATGACCCAAAAGATAGGAAGCGTCCAGTATCTGTTGATGCCGGTCCTCTTTTCCACCCATGAGGCAAATAAGGACGCAAGCGCAATATGTGACGCCAGAAGAGCTATCAGAATCGCTAAGACCCCAACGCTCACGAAGGGATTCAAATGACCGTAGGTATTAAGCGCCGTGTAGAGCCAGTATAACGAGATCCCATAAAATATGTACCCTGAGAGAAAGGTGTAAAGAAAGGACCTTCTGGGGCCCGTATCTTTGATCACATAGAAAAGAGGAACTAAAGAGAGCCATGCAAGGAACCCCAGATTTGAAAACTGAAAATTACCGAAGATGGTTGGAAACGAGAAAGCGGTAAGAAGACCGGATATTATCACCAATAGTATGTTCATATAGTTATTGGGCGCCGCTATAAACCCATTGGTGTGTCATTGCGAGGAGCCGTAGGCGACGAAGCAATCTCCATAAATCAAGTGTTCGCTTAGAGATTGCCGCGCCCCTTCGGGGCTCGCAATGACAGGGTAAATAGGTTTTTAGAGGTGCCCTATTGTCATTCTAAACTGTATTCACGAGATCCTTCGCTTACGCCCAGGATGACATACATCCGATCAATAGCTTCCACTCCCGTTCCCGCATCCTGCAAAAGTCCTTCAAATTAGTATCGTTG encodes the following:
- the lnt gene encoding apolipoprotein N-acyltransferase, yielding MNILLVIISGLLTAFSFPTIFGNFQFSNLGFLAWLSLVPLFYVIKDTGPRRSFLYTFLSGYIFYGISLYWLYTALNTYGHLNPFVSVGVLAILIALLASHIALASLFASWVEKRTGINRYWTLPIFWVICDLLMNYIPCNGFPWGNITNTQYAYLPVIQIVDIVGIYGLTYIMIAANLTVAVLVSLRGAQATTRSGAWDCFALRARNDKTWYAVALVALMLVYGFFRINYMDREKGAWPSIRTALLQGNIPQDEKWQEGHEAEQIAVLKKLTSALRDSNVDLIVWPEASYPVPLNVKVDSLDPALMGLTGFEKDPNTYLLMGGISFDRSKRALYNSAFLLDGNAHILGRYDKAHLVPFGEYVPYKKLLFFAKKLTAPVGNFAAGENSEPLFTDGFQIAPLICYEDLFPEIARAFIKKGANFIVTITNDAWYGRSSASLQHLAISVFRAVENRRFLVKAANTGISAVVDPVGRIISKSGLFEEGMIVSNIKLGTGSSLYTRYGDWFAYGCGLIAVFLLAAGGIGNRGRLPKQAALCKIARDRLWR
- a CDS encoding peptide chain release factor 2 (programmed frameshift), encoding MKELRERYDSAKEKVTELRGHLDLSKKENKATSLEHESHAEGFWNDQIKAKTVLKELDLLRSLVNEWKALSRDLDDVGAIFELMGDDEDPELISEAKGKITRIETGAADMEFKRMLSGRNDTASAILQINAGAGGTEACDWAEMLLRMYRRWADAHGYKNEVVDFTEGDGAGFRSVVLTVAGEYAYGFLRAENGVHRLVRISPFDANKRRHTSFCSVFVLPDIEDDIEIVVSEGDLRIDTFRAGGAGGQKVNKTDSAVRLTHFPSGIVVACQNERSQHQNKAMAMRILKAKLYDLEMDKKRKERDAVEAAKSEIAWGSQIRSYVFQPYQMVKDHRTNCESGNVQSVMDGAVDDFIRAFLLKK